A DNA window from Paenibacillus andongensis contains the following coding sequences:
- a CDS encoding amino acid ABC transporter substrate-binding protein, whose protein sequence is MKRLATMVLVITTAISLITGCSSPKGNAGDAKKIVIGIDDKFAPMGFRDEKNEIVGFDIDYAKAAAEKMGTTAVFQPIDWTTKESELNSGRIDLIWNGYTITDERKGKVLFTKPYLKNAQVAVTLAKSNFTKLDDLTGKVVGLQSLSSAADALNESPLKSKVKTVTEYADNVLALNDLKIGRIDAVIIDEVVIKYYMSKEKGSFKLLGESLAPEEYGIGVKKGNEALLQKLQKALDEINQDGTAAKISQKWFGEDKVLK, encoded by the coding sequence ATGAAACGATTGGCAACGATGGTATTAGTAATCACGACGGCAATTTCTCTAATTACAGGATGCTCGAGTCCAAAAGGTAACGCAGGTGACGCGAAAAAGATAGTGATCGGTATTGATGATAAATTTGCGCCGATGGGATTCCGAGATGAGAAGAATGAGATTGTCGGTTTTGATATCGACTATGCGAAAGCAGCTGCTGAAAAAATGGGGACAACAGCAGTTTTTCAACCGATTGACTGGACAACCAAAGAATCCGAGCTGAACAGCGGCAGGATTGATCTCATTTGGAACGGATATACGATTACGGACGAGCGTAAAGGCAAAGTACTTTTTACCAAACCTTATTTGAAAAATGCGCAGGTGGCTGTCACGCTGGCTAAATCCAATTTCACCAAGCTGGATGATCTGACTGGTAAAGTTGTAGGGCTTCAATCCCTCTCTTCGGCTGCTGACGCATTGAACGAAAGTCCGTTAAAATCCAAAGTCAAGACCGTAACGGAGTATGCCGATAATGTTCTAGCGCTAAACGATTTGAAGATTGGCCGCATCGATGCGGTGATCATTGATGAAGTTGTTATTAAGTACTACATGTCCAAAGAAAAGGGAAGCTTCAAGCTGCTTGGTGAATCGTTAGCTCCTGAAGAATACGGGATTGGCGTGAAGAAAGGCAACGAGGCACTGCTTCAAAAGCTGCAAAAAGCGCTTGATGAGATAAATCAAGACGGCACCGCTGCTAAAATTTCGCAAAAGTGGTTTGGTGAAGATAAAGTATTGAAGTAA
- a CDS encoding amino acid ABC transporter permease produces MSSDYFTSMVIPMLEGAQMTVLLFLIAIVVSIPLGFVLTLAVKSSNRPISSLANTYIYIMRGTPLLLQLLVICFGLPMLPGIGQYLVLDRFTAACLGFILNYAAYFAEIFRGGLLAIDKGQYEASQVLGFSKWQTMLRIIMPQMFRVVLPAVSNESITLIKDTALLYAVAVPELLHFAQTAVNRDFTIMPFFIAGIIYLVMTLLLTVFFKWLERRFKFE; encoded by the coding sequence ATGTCATCTGATTATTTCACTTCGATGGTCATCCCTATGCTGGAAGGGGCCCAAATGACGGTCCTTTTATTTTTAATTGCCATTGTGGTGTCTATCCCTTTGGGTTTTGTCCTTACATTGGCGGTAAAAAGCAGTAACCGACCGATTTCGTCGCTCGCTAATACGTATATATATATCATGCGCGGAACGCCGCTGTTGCTGCAATTGCTCGTGATTTGCTTCGGACTTCCCATGCTGCCGGGGATCGGACAATATTTGGTGCTGGACCGATTTACCGCTGCCTGTTTAGGTTTTATTCTGAACTATGCGGCTTATTTTGCCGAAATTTTTAGAGGCGGCTTGCTTGCGATTGATAAAGGCCAATATGAGGCTTCACAGGTTCTAGGTTTTAGCAAGTGGCAGACTATGCTGCGAATTATCATGCCTCAAATGTTTCGAGTCGTCTTGCCTGCAGTATCCAATGAGTCGATTACGCTGATTAAAGATACCGCGCTGCTATATGCTGTTGCAGTTCCGGAATTGCTTCATTTTGCCCAGACAGCGGTCAATCGTGACTTCACCATCATGCCTTTCTTTATCGCGGGCATTATTTATTTGGTCATGACACTTCTGCTAACTGTGTTTTTTAAATGGCTGGAGCGAAGATTTAAATTTGAATAA
- a CDS encoding amino acid ABC transporter ATP-binding protein: MAIIEVANLSKSFGELNVLKQMTFQVEKKDVVAVIGPSGSGKSTMLRSLIHLEQINGGTIHIAGEGLVKDGIYAKPSEIKRITSKMGMVFQHFNLYPHLTVRENLELAPRIVKGEPIAEFRKRSLELLEKVGLSAKASDYPAKLSGGQKQRVAIARALMMNPEILLFDEPTSALDPELTGEVMQVMKNLAEEHMTMIVVTHEMGFAREVANRVMFIDKGEIVESGHPQQLFTNPKFDRTKAFLNVGLPSSDGEKVE; encoded by the coding sequence GTGGCAATCATTGAAGTAGCTAACCTAAGTAAGTCATTTGGCGAGTTGAACGTGCTGAAGCAAATGACGTTTCAAGTGGAAAAGAAAGATGTTGTTGCAGTCATTGGTCCTTCGGGTTCCGGCAAAAGTACAATGCTCCGAAGTCTTATTCATCTTGAGCAGATTAATGGCGGCACGATTCACATAGCAGGAGAGGGCTTGGTCAAAGATGGAATTTACGCCAAACCCTCTGAAATCAAACGGATCACCTCCAAGATGGGCATGGTGTTCCAACATTTTAACTTGTATCCTCATCTTACTGTGAGAGAGAATTTGGAGCTCGCTCCGCGAATCGTTAAAGGTGAGCCGATTGCGGAATTTCGAAAGCGGAGCTTGGAATTATTGGAAAAGGTTGGACTCTCCGCGAAGGCATCGGATTATCCGGCTAAGCTTTCCGGGGGCCAGAAGCAGAGGGTCGCGATTGCCCGAGCATTAATGATGAATCCTGAAATCCTATTGTTCGATGAACCTACCTCCGCCCTCGACCCTGAATTGACGGGAGAGGTGATGCAGGTGATGAAGAACCTCGCAGAGGAACACATGACGATGATTGTCGTGACTCATGAAATGGGCTTCGCCAGAGAAGTAGCGAATCGGGTCATGTTTATCGATAAAGGAGAAATCGTCGAATCCGGCCATCCGCAGCAGCTTTTTACAAATCCGAAGTTCGACCGGACGAAAGCTTTCTTGAATGTTGGCTTGCCCAGCAGTGATGGGGAAAAGGTTGAATGA
- a CDS encoding carboxymuconolactone decarboxylase family protein — translation MNHYYDRSNLERIPELIKLAPQAAASFLSFERDVFHSTEAIPLKMKELIAVAVAHVTGCPYCIDVHVKKCKELGGTKEEILEAILIATSTRAGAILSHATHALIAFDDHPEQLTGQTTDQQSSIPDCFC, via the coding sequence ATGAATCATTATTACGACCGCTCGAATCTCGAACGAATTCCTGAGCTCATAAAGCTCGCCCCTCAAGCTGCAGCTTCTTTTTTGTCCTTTGAACGGGACGTCTTTCATTCTACAGAGGCCATACCTTTAAAGATGAAAGAACTAATTGCTGTGGCTGTTGCTCACGTGACGGGTTGTCCCTACTGTATTGATGTGCATGTAAAAAAGTGCAAAGAGCTAGGTGGTACGAAAGAAGAAATCTTAGAAGCAATTTTAATTGCTACTTCGACGCGAGCAGGGGCTATTCTCAGCCATGCGACACATGCCTTAATAGCATTCGATGATCATCCAGAACAGTTAACTGGACAAACAACAGACCAGCAGTCCTCAATTCCTGATTGCTTCTGTTAA
- a CDS encoding DMT family transporter codes for MVKSEKIIYFILAMVVISWGLNIVMVKYLTQFISPMLVAAIRIPLAGIVLLPFVFKKYGFYKPNAKQWGLLLIIGLTSIFFHQLFLAYGVVTTTATNASLILGLNPLSTALLASIFVGEKFNLRLGLGILFGFSGVVLVVTSKSVDSSVGLSGWGDIIMLLSMLAYVVGALFIKKLSTTSMPTLVVTTYSTLIGGVMLNLGTVTFLGPSSYAQIHMPGTAWAVMLMSAWAASSLGTLGWNHGIKFLGANKTAMFLNGLPFASMVGGIIFLDEKIGWIHVVAFMLTTVGIVIGTLKRKDNRLSSVAGESVEV; via the coding sequence TTGGTAAAGTCAGAGAAAATCATTTATTTCATCCTAGCTATGGTGGTCATCTCATGGGGTTTAAATATTGTAATGGTGAAATACCTTACACAATTTATCTCGCCCATGCTTGTAGCCGCAATTAGGATTCCGCTCGCTGGCATTGTGCTGCTTCCGTTTGTATTTAAAAAGTATGGCTTCTATAAACCCAATGCAAAACAGTGGGGGCTTCTTTTAATTATAGGGCTAACATCGATCTTCTTTCATCAGTTGTTTTTAGCATATGGGGTTGTAACGACTACAGCTACAAATGCATCGCTGATCCTAGGTTTAAATCCGTTATCTACCGCTCTGCTTGCATCCATTTTCGTTGGGGAAAAATTCAATTTGAGATTAGGCCTTGGCATTCTGTTTGGATTCTCAGGGGTCGTTTTGGTCGTAACTTCCAAGTCGGTAGATAGCTCGGTTGGTTTATCTGGATGGGGAGATATCATTATGCTTCTATCCATGTTGGCGTATGTTGTTGGTGCATTGTTCATCAAGAAGTTGTCGACAACTTCCATGCCAACTTTAGTTGTCACTACCTATTCCACACTAATTGGGGGAGTCATGCTAAATCTGGGTACAGTGACTTTCCTTGGGCCTTCGTCGTACGCACAGATTCATATGCCAGGAACGGCTTGGGCTGTTATGTTGATGTCAGCTTGGGCAGCCTCTTCACTGGGTACGTTAGGTTGGAATCATGGTATAAAATTTCTAGGTGCCAACAAAACAGCGATGTTTCTAAACGGGCTGCCTTTTGCCAGTATGGTTGGGGGAATTATTTTTTTGGATGAAAAAATTGGTTGGATTCACGTTGTGGCCTTTATGCTTACCACGGTTGGTATTGTGATAGGGACTTTAAAGAGAAAAGATAACAGGCTTTCCTCAGTAGCTGGAGAATCTGTTGAAGTCTAG
- a CDS encoding DUF3231 family protein yields MNIMEVLTDAIKPFLDGEKPPLNVGEVMNLWFYLTATEQTMRGEQVSYNIVEDLELKEKLKEVINDVHGPIFAELTEFLKAEGVPLQEPSPNKPIGDFRNIPEGSKLSDEEIASLLSFNIVLGINYACRGMTESVRPDVAAMFAKFQMKKFTYAITLKDLLMRKGWLKAPPYFKA; encoded by the coding sequence ATGAATATCATGGAAGTACTCACTGATGCGATTAAGCCGTTTCTGGATGGTGAAAAGCCGCCTTTAAACGTCGGAGAAGTTATGAATCTGTGGTTTTATTTGACCGCAACAGAACAAACCATGCGCGGAGAACAGGTGTCTTATAATATTGTAGAGGATCTTGAACTTAAGGAGAAGTTGAAAGAAGTCATTAACGATGTGCATGGTCCCATATTTGCAGAGTTAACTGAGTTTTTAAAAGCAGAAGGCGTCCCGCTGCAAGAGCCATCGCCGAATAAACCGATTGGCGACTTTCGAAATATTCCAGAGGGGTCCAAACTGTCTGATGAGGAAATAGCGAGTCTTCTCAGCTTCAATATAGTACTGGGAATAAATTATGCTTGCCGGGGCATGACAGAGTCAGTACGACCGGATGTTGCGGCAATGTTCGCCAAATTTCAGATGAAGAAGTTTACATACGCAATAACGTTAAAAGATTTATTAATGAGAAAAGGGTGGTTAAAAGCACCACCGTATTTCAAAGCATAA
- a CDS encoding response regulator transcription factor, with translation MKILLAEDDIRLGELTAHMLRKKSGCTVDWVKTGSDAFDYATASSYDVVVLDWMMPEGDGRETCAKLRKRGYLGAILMLTAKDAVQDRVEGLDAGADDYLVKPFEMDELLARLRALMRRNFVPFQEDIIRIRDLELQRMSQIVIQGDQEIQLSPREFQILDLLLQNKGRTLTREVILDKVWGLDAEVNLKTIDATVKLIRKKLEPSYSRELIQSVRGVGYKIGD, from the coding sequence ATGAAGATTCTATTGGCGGAAGATGATATTCGTCTGGGAGAACTGACCGCGCATATGTTGAGAAAGAAGTCTGGATGCACCGTTGATTGGGTGAAAACGGGCAGCGATGCGTTCGACTATGCGACGGCTTCCAGCTACGATGTTGTTGTGCTCGATTGGATGATGCCGGAAGGGGATGGCCGCGAAACGTGTGCCAAACTTCGTAAAAGGGGCTATCTCGGTGCGATTCTGATGCTGACTGCGAAGGATGCTGTGCAGGATCGTGTGGAAGGTCTCGATGCGGGAGCCGACGATTATTTGGTCAAGCCGTTCGAGATGGACGAACTGTTGGCGCGTTTGCGAGCATTGATGCGCAGAAACTTCGTTCCCTTTCAGGAGGACATTATCCGGATCCGAGATCTGGAGCTGCAGCGGATGAGTCAAATCGTCATTCAAGGCGATCAAGAAATCCAATTATCCCCGCGTGAATTTCAAATTCTAGACCTGCTGCTGCAGAACAAAGGACGTACATTGACCCGCGAGGTCATCCTGGACAAAGTATGGGGCCTTGATGCCGAAGTGAATCTAAAAACGATCGACGCTACCGTAAAATTAATCCGAAAGAAGCTCGAGCCCTCCTACTCACGGGAGCTTATTCAGAGCGTGAGAGGCGTAGGTTATAAAATTGGAGATTAA
- a CDS encoding sensor histidine kinase, whose protein sequence is MEINWGSLKNRLSAGDLFDRTRSKLTLQYSGVLIAFLSLFVIIVYVLLYVFIWNDQRTGLNELADSEIRTLQKWADQDSDPNRRPPRSIEDAFSISTDQSFYYLIAENGNIQLGDEIQRELRNQVIEAIAKGHFRGKEIEKVTLQTFDKPSTDDLGRPKQGKNAKFLVSDRQLLWHGARIGTLYVGKEVTFQNDLFRLLLIVLIGMALLFFVLALWFSHLMARKAIIPIEKAYAKQREFVADASHELRTPLSVMLTSIEALQLEETIDSDPFSKNVLNGMKEEVNSITKLAGELLHLARSDSGEFELDRSASNLSEAAAKAISKLQPLAQAKDINIQLHAPHELTVNWDAEKVTQLLILLIDNAIKYTPDKGTVHVAIAEGKEKGARYFTIEVRDNGIGIAAEALPRIFDRFYRQDKSRTRQIGGHGLGLAIAKNIVDAGRGTIDVESNVGEGSTFKVRIPL, encoded by the coding sequence TTGGAGATTAACTGGGGCTCATTAAAAAATCGGCTATCTGCTGGCGATTTGTTCGACCGAACGCGCAGTAAGTTGACGTTGCAATACAGCGGTGTACTTATTGCTTTTCTGAGTTTGTTCGTTATCATTGTTTATGTCCTACTCTATGTATTCATCTGGAACGATCAACGAACGGGTCTGAATGAGCTGGCTGACAGTGAAATTCGCACCTTGCAAAAGTGGGCCGACCAAGACAGCGATCCGAATAGGCGCCCTCCGCGCTCAATAGAAGATGCTTTCTCGATCAGTACGGATCAGTCGTTCTACTACTTAATTGCTGAAAATGGGAACATACAGTTAGGGGATGAGATTCAGCGGGAACTGCGTAATCAAGTGATAGAGGCCATCGCGAAGGGACATTTCAGAGGGAAAGAGATCGAGAAAGTTACTTTGCAAACATTCGATAAGCCGTCTACAGACGACTTAGGACGGCCGAAACAAGGAAAGAATGCCAAGTTTCTTGTTTCGGATCGCCAGCTGCTATGGCATGGGGCGCGGATTGGTACTTTATATGTAGGGAAGGAAGTAACGTTCCAGAACGATTTGTTCCGCCTGCTGCTCATTGTGCTGATCGGGATGGCGCTGCTCTTCTTTGTTCTAGCCTTATGGTTTAGCCATCTAATGGCACGCAAAGCGATTATACCGATTGAGAAGGCGTATGCGAAACAACGTGAGTTCGTAGCGGATGCTTCCCATGAGCTGCGTACACCGCTTAGCGTCATGCTGACATCGATCGAAGCGCTTCAGCTTGAAGAAACTATCGATAGCGACCCCTTCTCGAAGAACGTGCTTAACGGCATGAAAGAGGAGGTTAACTCTATCACGAAGCTGGCGGGCGAATTGCTGCACCTAGCCCGCTCTGATTCTGGCGAATTCGAGCTGGATCGCTCCGCCTCTAATCTGAGTGAAGCAGCCGCAAAAGCGATTAGTAAGCTTCAGCCGTTAGCACAAGCCAAGGATATCAACATTCAGCTGCATGCTCCTCATGAGCTGACGGTGAATTGGGACGCCGAGAAAGTGACGCAGCTGCTCATCCTGCTAATCGATAATGCGATAAAATATACGCCGGACAAGGGGACGGTACATGTAGCGATTGCAGAGGGCAAGGAAAAAGGGGCTCGCTATTTCACCATTGAAGTGAGGGATAATGGGATCGGCATTGCGGCCGAGGCGCTTCCTCGCATCTTCGACCGTTTCTACCGCCAGGATAAGTCGCGAACGCGTCAAATCGGCGGCCATGGTCTTGGGCTTGCGATCGCCAAGAATATTGTCGACGCCGGTCGGGGAACTATTGATGTGGAAAGCAACGTCGGAGAGGGTAGTACGTTCAAGGTACGTATTCCTTTGTAG
- a CDS encoding type II toxin-antitoxin system death-on-curing family toxin encodes MNTIRYLTTQEAIEINVAVIQKYSPGEHIGVKDSYLLESALLRPQSSAFGDDAYPSIYQKAAALFESLGQNPPFQNANKRTAFTALVIYLRYNGYRFSMDNKAAEDWTVDMVNHKYSFDDVAEIIRIYSVPIE; translated from the coding sequence ATGAACACAATTCGCTATTTGACCACCCAAGAAGCCATAGAAATTAATGTTGCTGTTATTCAAAAATATAGCCCTGGCGAGCATATAGGTGTAAAAGATAGCTATTTGCTGGAGTCTGCTTTATTACGCCCACAATCTTCAGCATTTGGAGACGATGCTTATCCAAGCATCTATCAAAAAGCAGCAGCATTATTCGAATCCTTGGGACAAAATCCCCCTTTTCAAAATGCGAATAAACGTACAGCCTTTACTGCTCTAGTTATCTATCTCCGTTACAACGGTTATCGTTTCTCGATGGACAATAAGGCTGCGGAAGATTGGACTGTAGACATGGTTAACCACAAATATTCATTCGATGATGTAGCTGAGATCATCAGGATATATTCAGTGCCCATTGAATAA
- a CDS encoding AbrB/MazE/SpoVT family DNA-binding domain-containing protein: MSKVMGMERKVSKFGNSLGITMTDSLKKIALEVGDTVNIDVRENDGEIVIKKVKKVALPTGRSPDFLDTLSQVMEEYDETLKGLKDR, encoded by the coding sequence ATGAGTAAGGTGATGGGCATGGAACGTAAGGTTTCAAAATTTGGCAACAGTCTTGGCATAACGATGACGGATTCCCTTAAGAAAATTGCTCTTGAAGTTGGTGATACCGTGAACATTGATGTGCGAGAAAATGATGGAGAAATCGTCATCAAAAAAGTAAAAAAAGTTGCTCTTCCCACAGGGAGAAGTCCCGATTTTCTTGACACACTCTCTCAAGTCATGGAAGAGTACGACGAAACATTGAAAGGTCTAAAAGATAGATAA
- a CDS encoding GTP pyrophosphokinase: MNQLSINDLKRFKNELTRFMMTYKFALDEIETRIEILVQEFEMLHEYNPIEHTKSRLKSPESIFHKLNRKGGDLSFSGIKESIKDIAGMRITCSFVSDIYVISQMLKSQSDLKVLDEKDYIKNPKPNGYQSLHLIIEVPVHMSDRLESVCIEVQIRTIAMDFWASLEHKIYYKFNQGNQAVPARLLDELKQAAAAASALDLQMERLHAEIEVIKEEQSESMDDKLNRIIINNQQFALPQALLELLNDEEVK, encoded by the coding sequence ATGAATCAACTTTCGATCAACGATTTAAAACGGTTCAAAAACGAACTGACACGATTTATGATGACGTATAAGTTCGCACTGGATGAAATAGAGACCAGAATTGAAATTCTCGTGCAGGAATTCGAAATGCTGCATGAATATAATCCAATTGAACATACCAAATCTCGCTTGAAATCACCGGAAAGTATCTTTCACAAGCTCAATAGAAAGGGAGGCGATCTCTCGTTCTCAGGGATTAAGGAGAGTATTAAGGACATCGCAGGGATGCGCATTACGTGTTCATTCGTCTCTGATATTTATGTCATAAGCCAGATGCTGAAGAGTCAAAGCGACCTTAAAGTACTGGATGAAAAGGATTATATTAAGAACCCGAAGCCTAATGGCTACCAGAGTCTCCATTTGATCATCGAAGTGCCTGTACATATGTCGGATCGATTAGAGAGTGTGTGCATCGAAGTTCAGATTCGAACGATTGCAATGGACTTTTGGGCAAGTTTGGAGCATAAAATCTATTATAAGTTCAATCAAGGCAATCAAGCTGTACCCGCACGGCTTCTGGATGAATTAAAGCAAGCGGCTGCGGCCGCGTCAGCTTTGGATCTGCAAATGGAACGCTTGCATGCCGAAATTGAAGTTATTAAAGAAGAGCAATCGGAATCTATGGACGATAAGTTGAATCGAATTATCATTAACAATCAGCAATTTGCTCTGCCACAAGCATTGCTGGAGCTTTTAAATGATGAGGAGGTGAAGTAG
- a CDS encoding DNA-binding protein, with protein MNSFEDWNQKVKSTFNATSNEVVLTVMEAGESLGLSKDQMKLYVDKHKLTKVPIMRSVHRYLLLKSEIDEIVGRL; from the coding sequence ATGAATTCTTTTGAAGACTGGAATCAAAAAGTAAAGTCAACGTTCAACGCTACTAGTAATGAAGTCGTATTAACGGTTATGGAGGCAGGGGAATCATTGGGTCTCTCCAAGGATCAAATGAAACTTTATGTGGACAAACACAAGTTAACCAAAGTGCCAATTATGAGAAGCGTTCATCGCTACCTTTTATTAAAAAGCGAAATTGATGAGATCGTGGGGAGATTATGA
- a CDS encoding DUF6526 family protein: MSNGHQNYANHRRLHPLFHFVYSLLALGLVILSLIQLVRSVQSGTGVLPAAILMLISIILVVVFLLVRSYPLKAQDRAIRAEENLRHYVLTQKLLDTKLTMGQITALRFASDQEFPTLSKKAAAEQLSPDAIKKSIKSWRSDNYRI; this comes from the coding sequence ATGAGTAACGGACACCAAAACTATGCAAATCATCGTAGACTGCATCCGCTGTTTCACTTTGTTTACAGTTTACTGGCGCTGGGTTTAGTGATTCTATCACTTATCCAGCTCGTTAGGTCAGTGCAATCCGGGACAGGCGTGCTGCCCGCCGCTATTTTAATGCTCATTTCAATCATTTTAGTTGTTGTATTCCTACTTGTACGGTCCTACCCTTTAAAAGCGCAGGATCGCGCGATACGGGCCGAAGAGAATCTCAGACACTATGTGTTGACTCAGAAGCTGTTGGATACCAAGCTCACGATGGGGCAAATTACGGCTTTGCGCTTTGCTTCCGATCAGGAGTTTCCTACACTTAGTAAGAAGGCTGCTGCAGAGCAGTTGTCACCAGACGCGATTAAGAAGTCGATCAAGAGCTGGAGAAGCGACAATTATCGCATATAG